Proteins encoded in a region of the Flammeovirga yaeyamensis genome:
- a CDS encoding RagB/SusD family nutrient uptake outer membrane protein yields the protein MKKFILFIFFAATVSSCSLIDIDPDNVVSSEKAFDNVEYYQQALTKVYYDMTVPTNNISATDYATDDFTNVIQGYAPMNYFIYLWDYQSRPQPSLWTTQYQMIARTNVIIDNYEVVPANNDREQAIKDQVYAQAEALRAFFFFNLTEIYAPHYDGSNGNELAIPLKLKLDREYLPQSTLDEVFDQIDKDLADAEAKLKGFTPTTADAPYVFGLDAVKALKARIALYKGDLQTASDYSKDFTNIELLDSADYWMLWADQFGSKNKEVIFMTHNLSDTDQGTLIDYHNQYETNNVMIDQNFFASMDFNDIRKGSQYIDPTTRRPQKYLYVADQNNATETRMLNYKYFRLAEQYLIYAEANLSSNKSEALKVFNKLRVARGETEVTESNFDKHFILSERRKEFFQEGLRFYDLKRLSKELNLVVKRNSGAQLAPGDAKYTFDIPIEETNSNPYINE from the coding sequence ATGAAAAAATTCATCCTATTCATCTTCTTCGCAGCAACGGTATCCTCATGTTCATTGATTGATATCGATCCGGACAACGTGGTGTCTTCGGAGAAAGCATTTGATAATGTAGAATATTATCAACAAGCACTGACAAAAGTGTATTATGATATGACAGTGCCTACAAATAATATCTCTGCCACAGATTATGCAACTGACGATTTTACGAATGTTATTCAAGGTTATGCACCTATGAATTACTTCATCTATTTGTGGGATTATCAATCACGACCTCAACCATCACTTTGGACCACACAATACCAAATGATCGCACGAACTAATGTGATTATTGATAATTATGAAGTTGTTCCTGCCAATAATGATAGAGAACAAGCGATAAAAGATCAAGTATATGCTCAAGCAGAAGCGTTAAGAGCTTTCTTCTTCTTTAATTTAACCGAAATCTATGCTCCGCATTATGATGGTTCTAACGGAAACGAATTAGCTATTCCATTAAAATTAAAGTTAGACCGAGAATACCTTCCTCAATCGACTCTTGATGAAGTGTTCGATCAAATTGATAAAGATTTAGCTGATGCAGAAGCCAAGCTAAAAGGATTTACTCCTACAACTGCAGATGCTCCCTATGTATTTGGTCTTGATGCAGTGAAAGCTTTAAAAGCAAGAATTGCTTTATACAAGGGTGATTTACAAACTGCCAGTGATTATTCAAAAGACTTTACCAATATCGAATTATTAGATTCAGCTGATTATTGGATGTTGTGGGCGGATCAATTTGGTTCAAAAAATAAAGAAGTCATCTTCATGACACACAACTTATCTGATACGGATCAAGGGACATTGATTGATTATCATAATCAGTATGAAACCAATAATGTAATGATTGATCAAAATTTCTTTGCGAGTATGGACTTTAACGATATCAGAAAGGGAAGTCAATATATTGATCCGACCACAAGAAGACCTCAGAAGTACCTGTATGTAGCTGATCAAAATAATGCTACTGAAACACGTATGTTGAACTATAAGTATTTCAGATTGGCAGAACAATATTTGATTTATGCAGAAGCAAATTTATCAAGTAATAAGTCCGAAGCACTAAAAGTATTTAACAAACTAAGAGTGGCAAGAGGAGAAACTGAAGTTACAGAAAGTAATTTTGATAAACATTTCATTCTTTCAGAACGAAGAAAAGAGTTCTTCCAAGAAGGCTTAAGATTCTACGATTTAAAACGACTATCAAAAGAATTAAACTTAGTAGTAAAAAGAAATAGTGGAGCTCAACTTGCTCCTGGAGATGCTAAATACACTTTTGATATTCCAATTGAAGAAACCAACTCTAATCCGTACATCAATGAATAA
- a CDS encoding sulfatase family protein: protein MKTDQKKEIDKPNVILIVADDMGMGDAGYLGANDIRTPNIDLLAKSGIQFNQGYVTASVCGPSRSGMMTGVYQQRFGYGANIPEEKWITGELDSLGIPTTQPMMAELLKEQGYTTQLVGKWHLGLDDHLRPNERGFDEFYGFLNGSHDYYRAEKEFTKNRDFWPIFRNKEMVDYEGYTTEVFTDETVNFIKKNKDRPFFSYVSYNAVHYPWQVPQKYIDRLGHIEEEERRLFSGMTLAMDDGIGRIVEALKEEGIYENTIIIFVADNGSPASEQGRMSRTGGLRGWKGDTYEGGIKVPYIISWPKNVMGGTVFNDPVSTLDIVPTVCGVLGVHENGAEIGFDGVNLIPFINGDKEGRPHEQLYFRRVKDFAFRQGDYKIAFNKREKDLGVQLFNLKIDPNEQNNLADQEKEIFNEMLETFHRWDSKLPANRWLGHPYNRRVEQLSK from the coding sequence ATGAAAACGGATCAAAAAAAAGAAATTGATAAACCCAATGTCATTCTAATTGTTGCAGACGACATGGGAATGGGAGATGCAGGTTACTTGGGAGCCAATGATATCAGAACACCAAATATTGATCTGTTGGCGAAATCAGGAATTCAGTTTAATCAGGGTTACGTAACCGCTTCGGTATGTGGTCCTTCTCGTTCAGGAATGATGACAGGTGTATACCAACAACGTTTCGGATATGGAGCCAATATCCCAGAGGAAAAATGGATAACTGGAGAGTTGGACAGTTTAGGTATTCCTACTACACAACCAATGATGGCTGAATTACTAAAAGAGCAAGGTTATACCACTCAGTTAGTAGGTAAGTGGCACCTTGGTTTAGACGATCATTTAAGACCAAACGAAAGAGGATTCGACGAATTCTATGGTTTCTTAAATGGTTCTCATGACTATTACAGAGCGGAAAAAGAATTTACGAAGAATAGAGATTTTTGGCCGATCTTCAGAAATAAAGAAATGGTCGACTATGAAGGTTACACAACAGAAGTATTTACTGATGAAACGGTAAACTTTATCAAAAAGAACAAAGACCGTCCGTTTTTCTCTTATGTATCTTATAACGCAGTGCATTATCCGTGGCAAGTACCTCAAAAGTACATCGATCGTTTAGGACATATTGAAGAAGAAGAACGTCGTCTTTTCTCAGGAATGACTTTAGCGATGGATGATGGTATTGGTCGTATCGTTGAGGCTTTAAAAGAAGAAGGAATCTACGAGAACACCATCATTATTTTTGTTGCTGATAACGGATCTCCTGCAAGTGAACAAGGCAGAATGTCTAGAACTGGCGGTTTAAGAGGATGGAAAGGCGATACTTACGAAGGAGGTATTAAAGTACCTTACATTATCAGTTGGCCTAAAAATGTGATGGGTGGAACGGTCTTTAACGATCCTGTAAGTACATTGGATATTGTTCCTACTGTTTGTGGAGTTTTAGGTGTACATGAGAATGGAGCTGAAATTGGCTTTGATGGTGTCAACCTTATTCCTTTCATCAATGGAGATAAAGAAGGAAGACCACACGAGCAATTGTACTTTAGAAGAGTAAAAGACTTTGCTTTCAGACAAGGTGATTATAAAATTGCATTTAATAAAAGAGAAAAAGACTTAGGCGTTCAACTTTTCAATTTAAAAATTGATCCAAACGAACAAAACAATTTGGCGGATCAAGAAAAAGAAATCTTTAATGAGATGTTGGAAACATTTCATCGTTGGGATAGCAAGTTACCAGCCAATCGTTGGTTAGGACACCCATACAATAGAAGAGTAGAGCAATTGTCAAAATAA
- a CDS encoding M16 family metallopeptidase yields MKSLNIIFLSLFLLVFTYINAQEIPLNPDVKKGTLSNGMTYYIQKNDKPANEVQFRLIIKAGSILEDEDQRGFAHFLEHMAFNGSEHFPGNSLIDYFQSIGVQFGGDINAYTGYDETVYMLPVPNSEKETLDKAFYFFGDILGGLSLNKKDIDEERGIIHEEWRTTTGLGDRTRDKMYPLLYFKSRYNERLPIGLMDEVVLNVGNEEALRRFYKDWYRPDLATLLVVGDIDESEIEQRIKDTFGGKTNPVNERERVYYSVENHPNTLIGKMVDEEITSTSAMIINKMPKQKEETLEDLKTSVANILYTYMINQRLQEVAKTKDAPFMFASSYKAGGSGDKDRYMSNVSVKSGQVLEGLKGILNELYRAKKFGFSQAEFERKRAILAKDLKTEAMEQSSLKSSQYIGNLMSHVIYGSEYTSAEFKNDYLDKVIKEITVEDIEALAQQYIQNSPENRVVFINAPKGEKIPSDEEILEAINSIDYASLTPYQSEEVDGPLMEKEPVAGKVISTTKDEVLGTTTLTYENGAVVVIKPTTFKNDEIQFSGARDGGYSLASDEQFNNASLAASLVELGGLGKYNKQQLEKLIGDKQATVSTNINRYSETVGGKSTVEDFETMMQLTYMKFTAPRKDKEQFDLYISNKKEYNKNRLNDPDSYFADVINKTMFNNHPRVATLLTQDQIDALNLDDAYDFYTSRFSSVRGMHFVFVGNIDLATAQPLLDKYIGGLPGGEIVHNYRDNGLRVPKTKTVIDVAKSKSEKTKVIIRYQGKYPTGQDNRIKIELLGDVATIRLTKKLREELGGTYSPFAYGRVIEQPNNEFQFNIVFTCAPDQADTLQQVALQIVDDLKKEVKAEDLDKVKKTAVNHREKALERNNYWVALLQNANERNEGASEYVKYVKEINEVSQKDLQKAASKYLKNNKVFIFTLSPEKTK; encoded by the coding sequence TAGAAGACGAGGACCAAAGAGGATTTGCTCACTTTTTGGAACATATGGCATTTAACGGTTCAGAACATTTTCCTGGAAACAGTTTGATTGATTATTTCCAATCGATTGGTGTTCAATTTGGAGGTGATATTAACGCTTATACTGGCTATGATGAAACAGTGTATATGTTGCCTGTTCCCAATTCAGAAAAGGAAACATTAGACAAAGCATTTTACTTCTTCGGCGATATTTTGGGAGGTTTAAGTTTAAACAAAAAAGATATTGATGAGGAAAGAGGTATCATTCACGAAGAATGGAGAACAACTACTGGTTTAGGCGACCGTACGCGTGATAAAATGTATCCTCTATTGTATTTCAAATCAAGATACAACGAACGTTTACCTATTGGATTGATGGATGAAGTGGTATTGAACGTAGGTAACGAAGAGGCATTAAGAAGATTTTATAAAGATTGGTACCGTCCAGATTTAGCTACCTTATTGGTTGTTGGTGATATTGACGAGTCGGAAATTGAACAAAGAATAAAAGATACTTTTGGTGGTAAAACAAATCCAGTAAACGAAAGAGAAAGAGTTTACTATTCAGTAGAAAACCACCCGAATACTTTGATTGGTAAAATGGTGGATGAAGAAATTACTTCAACATCTGCGATGATTATCAACAAAATGCCGAAACAAAAAGAAGAGACATTAGAAGATCTAAAAACAAGTGTAGCTAACATTCTTTACACTTACATGATCAACCAACGTCTTCAAGAAGTGGCTAAAACGAAAGATGCTCCTTTTATGTTTGCCTCTTCCTATAAAGCAGGAGGATCAGGTGATAAGGATAGATACATGTCTAATGTTTCTGTAAAATCTGGTCAAGTACTTGAAGGTCTGAAAGGGATTTTAAACGAATTATACCGTGCCAAAAAATTTGGTTTCTCTCAAGCTGAATTTGAAAGAAAAAGAGCTATTCTCGCAAAAGATTTAAAAACTGAAGCGATGGAGCAAAGTTCTTTAAAATCTTCTCAATACATCGGCAATTTGATGAGTCACGTGATCTATGGTTCAGAATATACTTCAGCAGAATTTAAAAATGATTATCTGGATAAAGTCATCAAGGAAATTACTGTTGAGGATATAGAAGCTTTAGCACAACAATACATTCAAAACAGTCCTGAAAACAGAGTGGTATTTATCAACGCTCCTAAAGGTGAAAAAATACCATCTGATGAAGAAATTTTAGAGGCGATCAATAGCATCGATTATGCATCACTTACTCCTTACCAATCTGAAGAAGTAGATGGACCATTAATGGAAAAAGAGCCTGTTGCTGGTAAAGTAATTTCAACAACAAAAGATGAAGTTTTGGGTACTACAACGCTAACGTATGAAAACGGTGCTGTGGTAGTCATCAAACCTACAACATTCAAAAACGATGAAATCCAGTTTAGTGGGGCTCGAGATGGTGGTTATTCTTTAGCATCAGACGAGCAATTTAATAATGCTTCTCTTGCTGCTTCATTAGTAGAACTTGGTGGTTTAGGCAAATACAATAAGCAACAATTAGAAAAGCTTATTGGCGACAAACAAGCGACTGTAAGTACAAACATTAATCGTTATAGCGAGACTGTTGGAGGTAAATCTACTGTAGAAGATTTCGAGACAATGATGCAGTTAACCTACATGAAATTTACTGCTCCAAGAAAAGATAAAGAACAGTTTGATCTATATATTTCGAATAAGAAAGAATACAACAAAAACCGTTTGAATGATCCTGATTCCTACTTTGCAGATGTGATCAACAAAACGATGTTTAACAACCACCCTAGAGTGGCTACATTGTTGACTCAAGATCAAATTGATGCACTTAACTTAGATGATGCTTATGACTTCTACACCTCAAGATTTAGCTCTGTAAGAGGGATGCATTTTGTCTTTGTAGGAAATATTGATTTAGCTACTGCACAGCCATTATTGGATAAATACATTGGTGGATTACCTGGTGGTGAGATTGTTCATAACTATCGTGACAACGGCCTTAGAGTACCTAAAACCAAAACAGTCATTGATGTAGCCAAAAGCAAATCAGAAAAAACGAAAGTGATTATCCGTTATCAAGGTAAATACCCTACAGGTCAAGATAATCGCATTAAAATTGAGCTGTTAGGTGATGTAGCCACCATCCGTTTAACGAAAAAATTAAGAGAAGAATTAGGTGGTACCTACTCTCCTTTTGCCTATGGTCGTGTGATTGAACAACCTAACAATGAGTTCCAATTCAACATTGTATTCACCTGTGCACCTGATCAAGCGGATACTTTACAACAAGTTGCTTTACAAATAGTAGACGATTTGAAAAAAGAAGTGAAAGCAGAAGACTTGGATAAGGTGAAGAAAACAGCCGTAAATCACCGCGAAAAAGCTCTAGAAAGAAATAATTACTGGGTGGCTTTGTTACAAAATGCTAACGAACGCAACGAAGGAGCTTCAGAATATGTAAAATATGTAAAAGAGATTAATGAGGTTTCTCAAAAAGATCTTCAAAAAGCTGCTTCGAAATATTTAAAAAATAACAAGGTATTCATCTTCACTCTAAGTCCAGAGAAGACGAAATAA
- a CDS encoding RagB/SusD family nutrient uptake outer membrane protein, whose product MKKLNKSIVLVFAVLFSSCTQWLDILPEGTVPSDEIDFSRTENMYSTVVGVSAITRERLTQWELWPLINVRADNVTKGGSNLNDQYAFYQAETFDYNGVSGYFALNNAWTAWYQVIVKTHENKILLDNYREFLTTDEERDLADSYEAEIRFYRAYFYFLLSNMFGEIPIIDPSNLYGLNVPKKKVETVRTMIHEELDYAIAHLPAIRPDERGDYPGAVTKYTAMMLKAKLALYQKDYTTAQQLTDEIINKGGFELYEDYYNLFKQPGNLSKESLFELQFSDFGADNGPQVAATIWFRHQSYRDGVYPGWGFCLLKQEYIEFMNKRQESVRFDVAVLESGVETPAGEMIPLFQPAYLDGNKAHYNGKVYSPEEHNTTGRPEYGVNNNVIVLRYADVLLMNAEAKIMLGQSGDTPLNKVRTRAKLDPISGATMQDVMDERYAELSMEWGDRFYDLVRWNKAKDLLPGFVEGQHEFYPIPLGQLDLNPIWREDATE is encoded by the coding sequence ATGAAAAAATTAAATAAAAGCATCGTTTTAGTTTTTGCTGTACTTTTCTCATCATGTACACAATGGCTAGATATTTTACCTGAAGGAACGGTTCCATCAGACGAAATAGATTTCTCAAGAACAGAAAATATGTACAGTACTGTAGTAGGTGTATCAGCTATTACAAGAGAGAGATTAACACAATGGGAATTATGGCCTCTTATTAATGTAAGAGCTGATAATGTTACGAAAGGTGGAAGTAATTTGAACGATCAATATGCATTTTATCAAGCTGAAACTTTTGATTATAATGGTGTATCAGGATACTTCGCATTAAATAATGCATGGACAGCTTGGTATCAGGTAATTGTTAAGACACACGAAAATAAAATACTTCTTGATAACTACAGAGAGTTTTTAACTACAGACGAAGAAAGAGATTTAGCTGATAGTTATGAAGCCGAAATAAGATTTTATAGAGCCTATTTTTATTTCTTATTAAGTAATATGTTTGGAGAGATTCCGATTATCGATCCAAGTAACTTATATGGTCTGAATGTACCAAAGAAAAAGGTGGAAACGGTAAGAACAATGATTCATGAAGAATTGGATTACGCAATTGCACATTTACCAGCTATCCGTCCTGACGAAAGAGGTGATTATCCTGGTGCAGTAACTAAATACACTGCCATGATGTTAAAAGCGAAATTAGCTTTATACCAAAAGGATTATACAACTGCTCAACAGTTAACTGATGAGATTATCAATAAAGGCGGATTCGAACTTTATGAGGATTACTACAACTTGTTTAAACAGCCAGGTAACCTAAGTAAAGAATCGTTATTTGAGTTACAATTCTCAGATTTTGGAGCGGACAATGGACCACAAGTAGCAGCAACAATATGGTTTAGGCACCAATCATATAGAGATGGTGTGTATCCAGGTTGGGGATTCTGTTTACTAAAACAAGAGTACATCGAATTTATGAATAAAAGACAAGAGTCGGTTCGATTTGATGTCGCAGTTCTAGAATCAGGTGTAGAAACGCCAGCAGGCGAAATGATTCCATTATTCCAACCGGCATATTTAGACGGAAATAAAGCACATTATAATGGTAAAGTGTATTCTCCAGAAGAGCATAATACTACAGGTAGACCTGAATATGGTGTGAATAACAACGTTATTGTTTTAAGATATGCAGATGTTCTATTGATGAATGCAGAAGCTAAAATCATGTTAGGTCAAAGTGGAGACACTCCATTAAATAAAGTAAGAACTAGAGCCAAATTAGATCCGATTTCTGGTGCCACAATGCAAGATGTTATGGACGAGAGATATGCAGAACTTTCAATGGAATGGGGCGACCGTTTCTACGATCTTGTAAGATGGAATAAAGCAAAAGATTTACTTCCAGGTTTTGTAGAAGGACAACACGAATTCTATCCAATTCCTTTAGGTCAGTTAGATCTAAATCCAATTTGGAGAGAAGACGCAACAGAGTAA
- a CDS encoding SusC/RagA family TonB-linked outer membrane protein yields MLTNNKILTSILSICLFLSSSQLFAQEQVEVKGMVTDAETGEPLIGVNVIIENTTSGVVTDYDGHYKIGGLSKNTTLVFHYIGYQEQVATVGDRSLIDVQLSPAVENLETVTVFGESQKDARSITGSVSKIDTKVFSTGTPAGSFDQLLQGQVAGLAVQATGEPGEASQIRIRGNNSLGIRSKDEELTTFNTANEPLYIMNGIPITSAVFATINPDDIVEIKVLKDGLSTVEYGTRGANGVIEIKTKRGIVGKTTYNVRYQHTIRPIGGLGGIDLMGSKEKLALERELGITNGLGYVYSPRPGDIGPVLDYKAQKYAELEGINTNWYKELSRVGQVKDLQMSISGGVDNTRYFVSANYYDEDGSYKNSWAKRFATRFSLDHNINDRLSVGFDASIARSERSRSATSPARLIYTLQPYETVNDTAYVSRNTNIAGVNFENPFDELYNNYSENTTWRLNINPKISYKLTKEINLRAEYGLSYSESENTTVNLANPNGVTDLQIGGRVSKGQSKTTTNRLNLSADFMKAFGDHFVTVAAGTEYIQNNNWGFGYNSVGLSPKVDPTIGANPQATINNSKFNDGLLGFYGRFSYSYKSKYDFTGSVRFDGSSILPKEKQFVGAYGAGVAWDMKAEDFMANNTLFDQLKWRVSYGLNYNSGGIRQTLGMPFYDFTNSDTYRGDRMINLVEFYNPDLKFEKTKQWSAAVDFGLLDHRLYGTLEAYVKNTDDLLSTIDIPASNGYTSLLQNIGALQNKGIELTLSGVPIRTDHFRWTSRLNVAYNINEITDLYGQDEIRVGSEGYFKVGEPINSAFVKHWAGVNPVNGVPIYYTRSGELVGGSNAPQMIGFGTYNHPYTGGLTNIFNYKNLEVSMLLTFGFGGVNYNNLKGTMVQNVKNGEVPFAGFYDEIWLQSGDVKPYPYPKFFTDNTANSLFLEDASYVRIKNITVRYNLQKYLQLKHVENFMITAQANNLYTFTKYQGIDPEVTGIGQPLLQSYTLGVDVTF; encoded by the coding sequence ATGTTAACTAATAACAAAATACTTACTTCAATATTATCCATCTGCTTATTTCTGTCTTCATCTCAATTGTTTGCACAAGAACAGGTTGAGGTGAAAGGTATGGTAACTGATGCTGAAACGGGTGAACCCCTTATTGGTGTGAACGTTATCATAGAAAATACAACATCGGGTGTGGTAACTGACTATGATGGTCACTATAAGATTGGTGGCTTATCAAAGAACACAACGCTTGTGTTCCACTACATTGGCTATCAGGAACAAGTAGCAACAGTAGGCGATCGATCATTAATTGATGTTCAGTTGAGCCCTGCCGTTGAAAACTTGGAAACAGTAACTGTATTTGGGGAGAGTCAAAAAGATGCTCGTTCAATTACTGGTTCTGTCAGTAAAATCGACACCAAAGTGTTCTCCACAGGTACTCCAGCAGGATCGTTTGATCAGTTACTTCAAGGTCAAGTAGCGGGTTTAGCTGTTCAAGCAACGGGTGAACCTGGTGAAGCTTCTCAGATAAGAATACGTGGTAATAACTCCTTAGGTATAAGATCAAAAGATGAGGAATTGACCACATTCAATACTGCCAACGAGCCACTGTATATCATGAATGGTATCCCTATTACCTCTGCTGTATTTGCGACGATCAATCCTGATGATATCGTAGAAATCAAAGTCTTGAAAGATGGTTTATCTACTGTAGAATACGGTACTCGTGGGGCGAATGGTGTAATCGAGATAAAAACCAAAAGAGGTATTGTGGGGAAAACCACTTACAATGTACGTTACCAACATACTATTCGTCCGATCGGTGGATTAGGAGGTATAGATTTGATGGGATCTAAAGAAAAGTTAGCATTAGAAAGAGAATTGGGTATTACCAATGGACTAGGTTATGTGTATTCTCCTAGACCAGGTGATATTGGCCCTGTTTTAGATTACAAAGCACAAAAATATGCTGAATTAGAAGGAATCAATACCAATTGGTACAAAGAACTTTCTAGAGTAGGTCAAGTAAAAGATTTACAAATGAGTATATCAGGTGGTGTGGACAATACGAGATATTTCGTATCTGCCAACTACTATGATGAAGATGGTTCTTACAAAAACTCTTGGGCAAAACGTTTCGCTACTCGTTTCAGTTTAGACCATAATATCAACGATAGATTATCTGTAGGTTTTGATGCTTCCATTGCAAGAAGTGAACGTTCAAGATCGGCAACTTCCCCGGCACGTTTAATCTACACCTTACAGCCTTATGAAACTGTAAATGATACGGCGTATGTATCAAGAAATACGAACATAGCAGGTGTAAACTTCGAAAATCCTTTCGATGAGTTGTACAACAATTACAGTGAGAATACGACTTGGCGATTGAACATCAATCCTAAGATTTCTTACAAGTTAACGAAAGAAATAAACCTTAGAGCGGAGTATGGTTTATCCTACTCTGAGTCAGAAAATACAACCGTGAATTTAGCTAACCCCAATGGAGTTACAGACTTGCAAATTGGTGGTAGAGTATCCAAAGGTCAATCAAAAACGACGACCAATCGTTTGAACTTAAGTGCAGACTTTATGAAAGCTTTTGGGGATCATTTTGTAACGGTTGCTGCTGGTACAGAATACATCCAAAACAATAACTGGGGCTTTGGTTATAATAGTGTAGGTCTTTCTCCAAAAGTAGACCCTACAATTGGAGCAAATCCACAGGCTACAATCAATAACTCTAAGTTTAACGATGGGTTATTAGGTTTCTATGGTCGATTCTCCTATAGCTATAAATCAAAATATGATTTTACTGGATCAGTTAGATTTGATGGATCCTCTATCCTACCTAAAGAAAAACAATTTGTAGGTGCTTACGGTGCTGGTGTTGCTTGGGATATGAAAGCTGAAGATTTCATGGCCAACAATACATTATTTGATCAGTTGAAATGGAGAGTTTCTTACGGTTTGAATTACAACTCAGGAGGTATTCGTCAGACACTAGGTATGCCATTCTATGATTTCACGAACAGTGATACTTATAGAGGAGACAGAATGATTAACCTAGTAGAATTCTACAATCCTGATTTGAAATTTGAGAAAACAAAACAATGGTCAGCTGCCGTTGATTTCGGATTACTTGATCATAGATTATATGGTACTTTGGAGGCCTATGTCAAAAATACTGACGACCTATTATCGACTATAGATATTCCTGCCTCAAACGGTTATACAAGTTTGCTACAAAATATTGGTGCGCTTCAAAATAAAGGTATAGAATTAACCTTAAGCGGAGTGCCGATTAGAACAGACCACTTCCGTTGGACTTCTCGTTTAAATGTTGCTTACAATATCAATGAGATTACTGATTTGTATGGACAAGACGAAATCAGAGTCGGATCCGAAGGGTATTTCAAAGTAGGTGAACCAATCAATTCTGCTTTTGTTAAGCATTGGGCAGGTGTTAACCCTGTAAATGGTGTCCCTATTTATTATACAAGATCTGGGGAATTAGTAGGTGGTAGTAATGCTCCGCAAATGATAGGGTTTGGTACCTATAACCATCCATATACAGGTGGTTTAACCAACATCTTCAATTACAAAAACCTAGAGGTTTCTATGTTATTAACGTTTGGTTTTGGTGGTGTAAACTACAATAACTTGAAGGGGACAATGGTACAAAACGTGAAAAACGGTGAAGTTCCATTCGCAGGTTTCTATGATGAGATTTGGTTACAATCGGGGGATGTTAAACCTTACCCTTACCCTAAATTCTTTACTGATAATACGGCGAACTCTTTATTCTTAGAGGATGCTAGTTATGTTAGAATCAAGAACATTACGGTACGATACAATCTACAGAAATACTTACAGCTTAAGCATGTAGAAAACTTTATGATTACAGCACAGGCCAACAACTTGTATACTTTCACCAAATATCAAGGTATTGATCCAGAGGTGACAGGTATTGGTCAGCCATTATTACAATCATATACTCTAGGTGTTGACGTTACATTCTAA